Proteins encoded in a region of the Anguilla anguilla isolate fAngAng1 chromosome 10, fAngAng1.pri, whole genome shotgun sequence genome:
- the LOC118206738 gene encoding myogenesis-regulating glycosidase-like yields MYHVVPGGADGAMVGAVTHHHEHSHLHRKHKMGKEGRQMMFAILLGVMLVITAVAAWCYYSSSLRKADLLKTELLDLSKDGFVIRGQAGAIVFRMAFRSGSLDLESCSKEGTILSCDRSDTRKLNFFIQTVRPKDTVMCYRVRWEELESDQPVEHAMSYNGSHWYGGAESSAQRWPISMTGIQTPKPFITSDVYANRRDFGGILERYWLSSNATAIKINDSVPFHLGWDEDQMIMRFQARYQESLYKPEPGQPARAELSYRVCVGSDVTSIHKYMVRRYFNKPNKVPSEAVFRHPIWSTWAVHKTSVDQEKLLAYAANIRKYGFNCSHLELDDRYTTGYGEFEFDPVKFPNTSDMFRTLEADRFLVSLWTHPFVNYNSANFGTCMKKGFLVRQPEGDLPALVHWWNGVAGILDFTNPGAREWYASHLRALKAKYPGVVSFKFDAGETSYLPQQFSTLVPLRDPSLYTRRYSEMAIPFRERAELRVGYQSQNISCFFRIMDRDSVWGYELGLKSIIPTVLTISILGYQFVLPDMIGGNVYPNRTYGGQQLPDRELYIRWLELSAFMPAMRFSIPPWEYDDEVVAIAKKFTKLHETLVAPRVLELAAEVLDTGDPIIRPLWWIATDDEAAYKIDSQFLIGDDLMVAPVLEPGKQERDIYLPAGRWRSYRGEYYDKGPMHLTDYHVDLNDIAYFVWVQ; encoded by the exons ATGTACCACGTGGTACCGGGAGGCGCCGATGGTGCCATGGTGGGCGCCGTGACGCACCACCACGAGCACTCGCACCTGCACCGCAAGCACAAgatggggaaggaggggaggcAGATGATGTTCGCGATCCTGTTGGGAGTGATGCTGGTCATCACGGCCGTGGCCGCCTGGTGCTACTACAGCAGCTCCCTCCGCAAGGCCGACTTGCTGAAGACGGAGCTGCTGGACCTCAGCAAGGACGGCTTCGTCATCCGCGGCCAGGCCGGGGCCATCGTCTTCCGCATGGCCTTCAG GTCCGGAAGCCTGGATCTGGAATCGTGCTCAAAGGAGGGGACGATCCTGAGCTGCGATCGCTCGGACACGCGGAAGCTCAACTTCTTCATCCAGACGGTGAGGCCCAAGGACACAGTCATGTGCTACCGCGTGCGCTGGGAGGAGCTGGAGTCCGACCAGCCCGTGGAGCACGCCATGTCTTACAACGGCTCGCACTGGTACGGGGGGGCGGAGTCCAGCGCCCAGCGGTGGCCCATATCCATGACGGGAATCCAGACGCCCAAGCCCTTCATCACCAGCGACGTCTACGCCAACCGTCGCGACTTCGGCGGCATCCTCGAGCGCTACTGGCTCTCGTCCAACGCCACCGCCATCAAGATCAACGACTCGGTGCCCTTTCACCTGGGCTGGGACGAGGACCAGATGATCATGCGCTTCCAGGCCCGGTACCAGGAGAGCCTGTACAAGCCGGAGCCGGGCCAGCCGGCCCGCGCCGAGCTCAGCTACCGCGTGTGCGTGGGCTCCGACGTCACCTCCATCCACAAGTACATGGTCCGCCGGTACTTCAACAAGCCCAACAAAGTGCCCTCCGAAGCGGTGTTCCGCCACCCAATCTGGTCCACCTGGGCCGTGCACAAGACCTCGGTGGACCAGGAGAAGCTCCTGGCCTACGCAGCCAACATCCGCAAGTACGGCTTCAACTGCAGCCACCTGGAGCTGGATGACCGCTACACCACCGGCTACGGTGAGTTCGAGTTCGACCCCGTTAAGTTCCCCAACACCTCGGACATGTTCCGGACGCTGGAGGCCGACAGGTTCCTCGTTTCTCTCTGGACGCACCCCTTTGTCAACTACAACTCGGCTAACTTTGGCACGTGCATGAAGAAGGGTTTCTTGGTTCGACAGCCAGAGGGGGACCTGCCGGCACTGGTCCACTGGTGGAACGGCGTTGCCGGTATCCTCGACTTCACCAACCCGGGCGCCCGTGAATGGTACGCCTCCCACCTTCGAGCCCTCAAAGCCAAGTACCCTGGCGTCGTCTCCTTCAAGTTTGACGCGGGCGAGACCAGCTACCTCCCCCAGCAGTTCAGCACCCTGGTGCCCCTGCGCGACCCCAGCCTCTACACCCGCCGTTACTCAGAGATGGCCATCCCCTTCAGGGAGCGGGCTGAGCTCCGCGTCGGCTACCAGTCACAGAACATCTCCTGCTTTTTCCGCATCATGGACCGCGACTCGGTCTGGGGCTACGAGCTCGGCCTGAAGTCCATCATCCCCACGGTCCTCACCATCAGCATCCTCGGGTACCAGTTCGTCCTGCCGGACATGATCGGCGGAAACGTCTATCCCAACAGGACTTACGGCGGCCAGCAGTTGCCCGACCGCGAGCTCTACATCCGCTGGCTGGAGCTGTCGGCCTTCATGCCCGCCATGCGCTTCTCCATCCCGCCCTGGGAGTACGACGACGAGGTGGTGGCCATCGCCAAGAAGTTCACCAAGCTCCACGAGACCCTGGTGGCCCCCCGGGTGCTGGAGCTGGCCGCCGAGGTCCTGGACACGGGCGACCCCATCATACGGCCCCTGTGGTGGATCGCCACCGACGACGAGGCGGCCTACAAGATCGACTCCCAGTTCCTGATCGGCGACGACCTCATGGTGGCCCCCGTGCTGGAGCCCGGAAAGCAGGAGAGGGACATCTACCTCCCGGCAGGGCGGTGGAGGAGCTACAGGGGCGAATACTACGACAAAGGCCCCATGCACCTCACCGACTACCACGTGGACCTCAACGACATCGCTTACTTTGTGTGGGTGCAGTAA